The DNA region GAGCCGGGGTCCGTGGTCATCGTGGAAAATCCGTCCTACCCGGGTGCACTGGACACCTTCCGTTCCTACGGCGCGGAGATCGTGGGCGTCAGCATGGATGATGATGGTATGAAGATGGATGTGCTGGAGCAGATGCTGCAGCAGCAGCACAAAAAGGTGGCGTTCATCTACACCATTGCGGATTTTCAGAATCCCACCGGGCGCTGCATGTCCATTGAACGGCGCAAAAAGCTGGTAGAACTAGCAGAAACATACGACACCTTCGTTGTGGAGGATGGTCCGTACAGCCTGATCTCCTTTGATGGACAGGTTATGCCGGCTATCAAGAGCTTTGATACGTATGGACGGGTCATCTATTCCGGGTCAACCTCCAAGACCATTGCTCCGGGACTCCGCATAGGTTGGCTGATTGCCGATCATGAGAGCATTACCAAGCTGGTATATCTGAAAATGCGGGATGATCTGCAGGTGAACAACATTGCCCAGCGTCAGGTGTACCACTACTTGAAGGATTGCGATTTTGACGGCCATCTGAAAACGGTAATCGATGTGTATCGCCGTCGGCGGGATGTGATGGCAGAGGCTGTCCGCGCCAGCTTCCCGGAGGGCACACGGGTGATTCTGCCCGGCGGCGGTCTGTTCATGTGGGTGGATCTGCCCGAAGGCACAGATGCGTTGGAGATGTTTGACTTTGTCTTTCAAAAAAATATCGCCTATGTGCCAGGTCAGTTTTTCTGCTGTGATGGAAGCGGCAAGAATGCCATGCGGCTGAACTTTTCCACCACAGGAGAGGAGGATATTGCCCGCTGTATCCCCATTCTTGGTGAAATGATAAAGCAATATCTGAAAAAATGATCTTGCGCAAATAAGCGATGCTGCTTTGCTGCTGCGAAAAATCTCCGCGATTCCGGAGCGCGCGTGAAGTATATGTTTATGAGAGGGGGCGAACCTATACAGGTTCGCCCCCTCTCAGTCTGTCAATTGCGCCGCTCTGTAAAGGCGGCTACCGTTTCCGATAGCCGCCTTGAGACCTATTCGCTTTGTTATCTGTTGTACTTTTTCTTTCGGCTTACAACCGTTGTGCCGATAACAGCGCCGCCGCTGATGAACAGAAGTGCGATCCATAAAACGAGATTGCTGCTGTCACCGGTTTTGGGCGAGGTAGTATTTCCAAAATTGTCGGTCTGATCAGTCGGCTTCGCCGCAGAACCCGTTGCGGGAATTTCAGCGGCGGCCTTCTTATAGCCACAGACGGTGCATTCCTCGTGTTTGGAGCCTCTCGTGGTTGCGGTGGCTTCCTTATCGATGACCCACTTGAAGGTCACCCTGCCGGAGGGTTGGACCCACCACCATCCGCAACTGCACCATTGAAGAGGGCGTGACCATCGGCTATGACGGCACCCAGAGCGAGATCGGCTCCATCGCCGGGCGTATGCAGGGCACGGTGGAAAACTGCGTCAGCTACGCCACAGTCAAGGGTGTCAACTATGTGGGCGGCATCATCGGCACCCGGGACAACGCGATGGGCATCTGTACGGTGAATAACTGCACCTTCGGCGGCACGGTGGAGGCCACCGGCAGCTATGTCGGCGGCATCATGGGCGGCGGCTACGGTGTAAACAGCAGCGCACCCAACGGAATTCGCACAACCGTTACGGATTGCAAGGTGACCGATACCGCCTCTGTCACGGGTCAGGAAAATGTGGGCGGTATTCTCGGCGGTGATGGCTTTGTGGCCCAGGCGTGGAATGGCTATTCGTTCAAGAACAACACCTTCCTGGGTAAGATCAAGGGCGAGAGCAATGTGGGCGGCATCATCGGCTACTACCGCAGCCTGAATAAATTTGACAATATTTCCAATAACATCTATGCCGCCGACTGCGGTGCGACCAAGGGAATTGCCGCCGTGCAGTATGTGGACACAAATCAGTTCGCAAACCTGACCGAAAAGGACGGCACGACCTACTTTAACACCTCAAAAATGGAGATTAACATGCGGGACACGAATACGCTGTATCTCTATGCAAACGATGGGACGCTGATGAAAGGTCCTACTGTCCGGGGGTGCGACTGGAAAGCCGACCACAACCGCACCGACGACCCCCTGGGGAAGGATGCAGTGAAGCTCTGCCGCAGCACCAACGAGAGTCTCCTGCCCGATGATAACGGCGCAGGTACCCCCGGCAATACCCCCGCCACCGGCGATACCGGCGTGCTGGTTTGGGTCATCGCCCTGCCCGTGACGATTCTCGCCGCCGCCTTCGTCCTCAAGCGTAAGGAGCGGGAGGCGTAAGCCAAAAAGAAAAACCTAAGCGGCAAAATAAAACAGCACCCCGGGGTCTCTTGCATGACAAGAGCCCCCGGGGGTTTTTCGTTTTACGGGTAAATGTGCTGAAATCTCGCTTGCCTTGATGATTTCCAGCTTTGCGGGAATGTTGTTCAGATAGTCTGTCATTGTCTTGTTCTCCTTTTCGATAGAAAGTCTGGGCATTGGATAACGGCGGCACGGAAGCTCTGCTTGCAGCTCCTTTCACATTTCCTGCAAAGCTCGTTATATTTCTTCCTGTCACGCTCATCAAGAAAGAACGCCCATTCTCTCTTGAGGTATTTCGGCATACGGGGTATAACGGACACCTCCTTTTCACTGCCGAATTGCCGATTTGCTCCCGAAACGCAGAAACGCCCAAAACCGTTTCCCGCTGTATAGTTTCGGGGCGATTTTGGGCGTTTTCCTTCGATATGAACGGCGTTGTTTTAGCGGCGGAATCCTTACCGTCCGTCATTCAAAAACCGCTGTTTGTCACTTCCTGGTAACAAAAAAGCGCCGTATTGCTACGACGCTTTTGTCTTGCTCGGAAGCTGGAGCAAGGGAACGCTATTCAATTATCTGTTATACTTTTTCTTTCTGCTTACAACCGTTGTGCCGATGGCTGCACCGCCGCTGACAAACAGCAGGGCAATCCACAGTGCAAGGTTGCTTGTATCGCCGGTCTGCGGACTCTTATCGGATGTTCCCGGTTTGGTACTGGCAGGCTTTTTTTCAAGAGCCGAAATCGCATCTTCGATAGCCTTCGCCATTGCGTCAACTTCGCTCTGTTCAGTGATGTTCTTGTCACGGACAACAGCCTTGACAGCAGTTTCTACAGCAGAGAAGTCCTTGTAGTTGTCCTTGTTCAGTGCATTTGCTTTGGCAATGGCTGCATCTACCTTTGTGTAATCAGCGGGGATGTTATTGTCATCCCACACAAAAGTTGGATGACCGATTCCGGCAACCCATTCAACGCCCGCACCGGCATTGGTTTGCAAGCCAGCAAGGACATCTGCGGAGGTGAAGTTGGAGACGGCAGTGCCGCACGATGACTGGTCAAAGGTCGGATCGGCACTCGCAGTACCTGCATCCCAATCAACCACCAGCTTAGCAACGGCTAAGTAATTGCCTTTATTATCAGGATATTTTTCTTCATCAAGCGTTACACCATCAGGAGGGGTATCCGGCCAAATGCAGTCGGTAACATGGGTCTTTACAACAGCTGTAATCCAAGTGATATTGCCAGGCTCAGCGCCAGTGATGTTTTTTGTCGCAACTATGCAATTTTTGATTATTACGCCAGGCTTGTTCCCAGAGAAGTTTTCAAAGTTTGCACCGAGAATACCACCTACAGCTGAATAGATATTATTGCAGGAAACAGAACCGCCAAACCAACAATCGGTAATCGACGAGCTGTCCGCAGAGTTTTCCCACTGACCAATCAGCCCGCCAACGGTATCAACATGATCTTCATCGGATTCTGTACTGATAACCGTGGCGTCTGAGCCGCAGCCTTTTACTTGTGTGCTCCCAGTGCATTGGCCAATCAGTCCGCCGACCATCTTGTCGCCAACATTGTTTTCTATCTTTCCGCTTGTATAGCAGTTTTCAACTGTGCCGCCATCGACCCAATCTGCCAAAATGCCGGCAAGTAACGAACCATCATTTGAGGCAATATCAGCGTCTATAACAAGTAAATTCTTTAATGTACCACCGTCAGAAACAACTCCGAATAGTCCGTTTCGAATAAGTTCGTCACCAGTAGAGTGATGATGCAAATTCGTGATTTTGTGATACTGCCCATCAAAAGTACCAGCAAAATATCTGCCAAAGTTGCTGCCATTTCCAATGGGGGTCCACTGGCAGCCGGATAAGTCGAGGTCATTATCTAAGTAAATCGTTTTCCCTTCAAATGATACAGATGCAGTTTTGTCATTGACTAACTGCGCTAAACCGGCCAACTGTTCGGCAGTGGTGAAACGGTATTCAGTGTCCGTCTCATGGTCGGTGTACCAGCTTATATCTGCCGTACCGTCCCAATTATCTACTGAAGTTCCTTCAGCAAACGCTGTCATCGGAACAAGTGCCATCACAAGGCACAACGCAAGCAGAAGACTTAGAAGTTTCTTCTTCATTTTTATTCCTCCAAAATAATTCTATCCGCTATTTTCTTCCTCCGACAGCGGACACGCCGGAGAAGATAGAAGGTTTAACCGGAAAAGATCGATTTGCCGGTCGTGGTTAGGACTTCAATATCAAACCACCATCCTTCCGGCAAACGCAAAAAGCCGAAGCCAAGGCATAATGCGCCCTGTCTCCGGCAACTGGTTCGCTATAAATTGTATGAAATAAGACTTGACACGCTGAAAAAACGGCGCTATGCTCCTGCCGAGCCGAGCCGAGCCGAGCCGAGCCGAGCCGAGCCGAGCCGAGCCGAGCCGAGCCGAGCCGAGCCGAGCCGAGCCGAGCCGACAATAATTGTCGCATTTCCGTTTGCCATAGTCAAGTCCTCCTTCCATAATTTCTAAGGCAAAAGGATATGAATTCCCCTACCCCATAGATATACAAAAGTATTTTAGCAGATTTTCCCCAAAATCTCAAGTAGTTTTCAGAATATTACTCTCTTGAAGCCATAACAGATTCTTCCGAAAAGTCGGGATTCGATTAATGATAATTTTATAGATTTTGTTTCCTTTCTAATTATAATATGTTTGAAGTAAGGTTTCAATATAAAACACAAATATTAGTGGGATTGCAAAAAAGCAAAACCTGCATATTAGTGAGTTAGTTCAGTTGATCTTTGATTTAAACATAAAAACGGAGCGATTTTCTATTAAAATCGCTCCAAAACACATAATATTTGATTATTCGTGGGATAAAAAAGAGACAAACAAGCTTTTTAGACTTGTTTGTCTCTTTTGGTCCGAGTGTCGAGATTCTCGAACTCGAGGCCTCTTGAACCCCATGCTACCCGATATTTAAAAAAGTTGGAAAAATAGATTTAACAAGCAAAATACGGGAATATTTCGGGTGTAAATACCCTTATTATGCACGCTTTTATTTCATATTTTTCTTATTTTTGTATTTCTATTATGCATGAATTACGGAATAATGCGCTGAATTTGTTATAAAATAATGGAATGTGAATTTCTAACAAAAGTGAACGGATTCGGAAAATAAAAAGTGAAAAAATTCTGTGTTTTTTCAATTGGTTTGAAAAAAATTCCGTGTTTTTGGGCTCAGGAACAAGCACGGAATTTTTAACAAAAAACACGCAAAAGTTTCGTGCCTCTAAGTTGTTCGGACGAATTATACGCTCCGCTTTGGGAAGTCGCCAGCGAACTCGGCCAGCAGGCCTTGGCAGCCCGCCATCACATCCAGCCATGTTGCCTGGAAGTCGCCGGTGTACCAGGGGTCTGCCACATTGCCGGGTCGGGCGGTGTGGTCCAGGAGCAGGGAGATTTTCCCATCCGGGTCGCCGCCGCATATACAGTGCATATCCCGAAGATTGGCGCTGTCCATGCCTACCAGGAAGTCGTAGTCGGCATAATCCTGTCTGGTGAGTTGACGGGCGGCGTGGCCCGCACAGGAGATGCCGTGCTCGGCCAGCTTGCGTCGGGCCGGTGGATAGACGGGATTGCCGATCTCCTCGCGGCTGGTGGCGGCGGAGGCGATATGGAATTGGTCGGTCAGTCCGGCCTTTTGCACCAGGTCCTTCATAACAAACTCGGCCATGGGACTGCGGCAAATATTGCCATGGCAGACAAATAGAATTTTCTTCATGTGTGGCCTCCTTAAAAATTACTACATCGCCAGCTAAAATGACGAGGATAAAGCGATCCAATTTCGGCTTTTCATTTCGTTAGAATGTGTTTAATTATAGTGAGATTATTGCTTTGCGTCAAGAAGTCAAAGGAAAGAGACAAAGCCGTTATCCGTGTGATAGAGGCTCCGGCAGTCACGCCGACCGCTGAAGTTGCCGCGCCGAAGCCGTAAAAGCGCACAGAGCAGCCTATATTTTTTTCCTGTTGAAATATGGCGCATTGCGTAGTATAATAAAGAAAACCAAATAACGGGACAGCGTGAGCCGGGTTTATCCCGGCGGCGGAATGGGGTGAAAATCCCCGCGAGACGGTCACTGTGATGTCGATTTATTCGGCTAAGCCAGATACGCAATACGCTGCTCCCGGGTCGCTGCCAGTACCGGGGCCAAAGCTGTTATACGAACGCTTCACCCGGCTGCTTTTTGGCAGCCGGGTGATTTTTTGCTGCCAGGCACCATGGTGCCTCATGCTTTCCATGGAAAGCATGATAGCCATTTCAAGCCGCCGGGGCGGGGGAGGACGGCAGACCCCTCCGCCCCGCTTTCCATGAGCCGGACGGGACGATGTAGGCATCGCCCCAATGACAGCAAAAGCAACAGCCGCAAGGCGTTTACATAGAGAGAAGAGAAATAATTACAAGGAGGAAAAAGAAATGAAAAAACGAATTCTTTCGTTTGTCCTGGCGCTGGTGATGGCGGTCTCGCTGCTGCCGGTCAGCGTGCTGGCGGCGGAGGATACACCTGCGGTGAAGTCCGAATACTCGCCGCCCGACTCTGATGTGAAAGTGATTGGAACATACCAGGTTGACGAAGATACAACGTGGGATGTTCGACTGGTCACGGTGAATTCGACAAAGTATAATTATATTCAAACACCTCTTGACACAAAGACAGGCGTGATTTCAACCGAGATGCACAAGGTTGGCGACCTTGTGTCCGGCAAATATGAGACGAGTCATTACAAAGGCTCGGAGACTTACGAGAGCGGAATCCGTCTCTACGATCAGATGAAAGACCATTTGAACTTGACTGTTGCTGACGCATTAGAAAGCACCGCAACGCAGACATGCTTCTATAACTTCAAAATAACGGGGCGGCCTAATAAAAAAAAAGTAAAGGAAATCTATGGACTTCTCATCATTCAGTGGACGGCAGGCGAGTTTGTTGCTCTGGATAAGACGAAATTACAAGAGGCGATCGAAACTGCCCCCACTGCCGATAGCGGGAAGTATTACACCACTGGAGATAAGTTCAACGGAAAGAACACCAACCCAAAAGGCTTTTGGGCAGAATACCAAACGGAACTGAAAAGTGCAAAAAGAATCAATACAAGCACAAGCGTAACACAAGAGAAAATCGACAATGCCGTTGCCGGGCTGCAAGCCGCCATCGGCAACCTGATTCCCACCACGCAGGTGAACCCCACGATTCTCCATGAGACGTTGAGAATAATGCATGCCAGCGGATTCTACGAAGACGCAACAAAATACACTCCGAACACGTGGGCGCCCTTTGACGCGGCGCGCACGGCAGCCCATGCGCTGCTTGACGGGCTCTTCGATGAAAACGGAAATGCCACCGCCGCCAATACAGCGGAAAAGCAGAGTGAGATAGACGCTGCGGCTGCTGCACTGACGGAGGCGGAGAAAAATCTGTATGGAACCTCTGAGGTGGAAGTAAATAAAAAGACCATCGAACGAATCAACACGTTTTTGGCGGACGTGATCGCACTGGCGGATACCGTTAAGCAGAGCGATTATACCGCCGAAAGCTGGGCGAAATTTGCCGCCGCCCTGACCGCCGCCAGGAACGCCAAAGCCCCCGTGCTGACGGACACCAAGGCGGACGATGCGTCTGTTGCCGCCTATAAAAAGGTGTATGAGGATCTGTATCATGAGTTCTACTGTGGTCTGACCCCGGTGGGCGAGATCACCGTCTCCCTCACATATCTTGACCCGGAGAAGGCGCGTCAGGGGAACGGTACAGGCTCTCGCGCCGGTGCCACCCAGCAGGTGACGCTCAGCGGCGACTACTCCCTCTATGCGGCGGTGGACTCGCTGAAAAACAAGCCGGCGAATCGAATTATCTGGCCGCATGCCAAGATATTTATCAACGGCGTCTACGTCACCGAGTGTTATATCAAGCAAGAAAGTTATGACTGGCGGAGCGATACTGTATCCAAAAATTTGCGGCTGCACCCCGGTGACACGGTCGTGGTGGATCTCAATCTGGACCCGCAAACTGAGAACCAGCCCACCATCTACGACAGCAGCGCACACCTGTGGCAGTATATCGACAGTATAAAGACATCGCAGTTTGTCCAGAGCAACGGGCTGGAGGTGAAGGCGGGCGAACCGTTTACCCTGACCGTCCGGCAGGCAAAGGCGGCGTTGGGTCGCAGCCGTGCTGTCGAGGCGGGCGCAAACATGACCCTGTTT from Vescimonas fastidiosa includes:
- a CDS encoding LPXTG cell wall anchor domain-containing protein — protein: MTFKWVIDKEATATTRGSKHEECTVCGYKKAAAEIPATGSAAKPTDQTDNFGNTTSPKTGDSSNLVLWIALLFISGGAVIGTTVVSRKKKYNR
- a CDS encoding low molecular weight protein-tyrosine-phosphatase, which gives rise to MKKILFVCHGNICRSPMAEFVMKDLVQKAGLTDQFHIASAATSREEIGNPVYPPARRKLAEHGISCAGHAARQLTRQDYADYDFLVGMDSANLRDMHCICGGDPDGKISLLLDHTARPGNVADPWYTGDFQATWLDVMAGCQGLLAEFAGDFPKRSV
- a CDS encoding aminotransferase-like domain-containing protein — its product is MVISSKFLDALTPSSIRSITAKIRDKAKDGIQVVSFAGGLPSKEFFPLEDLRRITDQVFEEEGGEAIQYAASDGYDPLRQYLVEFMKRYQVNNIDYKNILITSGAQQGLAYLSKGMIEPGSVVIVENPSYPGALDTFRSYGAEIVGVSMDDDGMKMDVLEQMLQQQHKKVAFIYTIADFQNPTGRCMSIERRKKLVELAETYDTFVVEDGPYSLISFDGQVMPAIKSFDTYGRVIYSGSTSKTIAPGLRIGWLIADHESITKLVYLKMRDDLQVNNIAQRQVYHYLKDCDFDGHLKTVIDVYRRRRDVMAEAVRASFPEGTRVILPGGGLFMWVDLPEGTDALEMFDFVFQKNIAYVPGQFFCCDGSGKNAMRLNFSTTGEEDIARCIPILGEMIKQYLKK